From Pseudomonas sp. stari2:
AGTTCATGCAACTGGCCACGGCAATCAACACCACCACATCGACCATGAATTTGGCGTGGGGAACGCTCATCAATTCCAGTGCGCGCTGATAGGAACCGACGGACGCCAAAAGCGGGTCGTTCCAGGGCACCACGGAAATCACCACGAAGATCGACAGCAGATAGAACACACCGATGCGCCAGATCACCGAACGCGTGGCCTTGGCGATGTTCTGTGCCGGATTGTCCGATTCGGCAGCGGCAATGGTTACCGCTTCCGTACCGATAAAACTGAACATGATGGTGATGAAGGCGCCAACCACCGCCGACAGGCCATTGGGGGCGAACCCGCCATGTTCTTCCATCAACCGGCTGAGGCCGCTGGCTTCACGCTCGGGAATCCAGCCCATCAGCACGGCAAAACCCACGCCGATAAAACCGATGATCGCCACGACCTTGGCCATGGCGAACCAGAATTCGAACTCGCCGTACTTGGAGACACTGAACAGGTTGGTGATCACCAGCAGGATGATCGACACCAGCGCGAACAACCATGCATCGACCTGGGGAAACCACTGATTCAACACATGCCCGGCGGCAAGGGCCTCGATAGGAATGACCAGCACCCAGAACCACCAGTAGAGCCAGCCAATGGTGAAGCCGGCCCAGCGGCCGATGGCCTGATCGGCGTAGGTGGAGAACGATCCGGTGTCAGGTCGGGCCACTGCCATTTCACCCAACATGCGCATGACCAGCACCACCAGCAGGCCGGAAAACAGATAGGCCAGCAACACCGCCGGCCCCGCCGCCGCGATGGCGTGTCCGGAACCGACAAACAACCCCGCACCGATGATTCCTGCAATTGACAACATGGTCACGTGACGTGGCTTGAAACCCTGCGCCAACTGACCGCTCGATTCCTTCGAATTCAGGCTGTTCATTGTTTTTGTTGTTCTCTGATGGACGCCTCACCTTACGTGGCTGAACTTGAACGCAAATAGCTCGAGTGCGGCATGCCGATGCCTGATTTCGACATGCCCGGGTGACGGTCAGCGAGAAAGACGAGCCTTCGAACTGCTCATGAACGTGGAGCCGATCCCGGGCCTCCCGTAGCACAATCGAAGCGCCCGAGGATGAACATACGTTCACCAAAAACATCGCCGGATGCGTCTAGTCTGCAGGTTCCAACATAGTGACTACAGGAGTAACCCACCATGTTCTCGCACGAAAGTATCCCGCTGATCATCCTTTTCATCATCCTGCTGCTTGGCGTGCTGACGGCTGTTCTGCATCCGGTGCATGCGTTTTTCAGTTGGCTCAAGAGACGCAAGCAAAGGGCATCGACCGGAGTTGTGAAAGAGGTGGATGTGAGCTGAAGTTGCTTCAGTTTGAATCGGGCGGCATCAGCCTGCGTTGAGTCCGCCGACAAAAAAGGCCTGCCACATTGGCAGGCCTTGTCAATATCCCGGTGGTTATTGCTTGAGGATCAACAACGGCTCGCCCTTCTTGACGATGTAAGTCGCCAGTTCCGACCCCTTGTCATTACCGACGTTTTTCGCGATGTGCGCCACGCCTTCCGGGATGAATAGCGAATCGCCGGCCTTCAGCGTCACCGGCGCCCGGCCTTCGAGCTGGTATTCGAAGGTGCCGCTGATCACATAGGCGACTTCAACGCCCGGATGCGCATGCCGGGGGGAAGTGATGCCTGGCTCGAAATCCACTCGAGCCTGAATCACTTCGCGATCCGCTGCGCCCAGATCCTGATGAACCAGATCCGTGCGGCTCAAACCTTGTTGCCAGCTCTTGGCCGGGGCGGCGGATTGGGTGTCAGCCGCGTGCGCGAGGCCGGTCAATGAAACGAGTGCGGCGGCTGCGGTCATCAAAAGTGTGCGGCGCATGGTGTTGCCCTCTCGGAAGTAGTGAAGTGACGCCTCTACTTTGAGCATGGCATGTACCGGGAATGTGTCCCGATACTGGCGCTTGTTACCTCACTGTGTACGAGCGCGAGATTGATACACACGCATACAACTCACACCACCTGCGACAGCCATTGCCTGAAGGCAACGACCTTTTTCGAATTCGCGTTTTCATGGGGCGTGACGAAGTAGAACCCCGAGTCGGATTTCAGCCGCAGATCAAACGGCGCCACCAGTCTCCCGGCCCGCAAATCATCATCGACGTAGGTCGAGCGCCCGATGCACACGCCCTGCCCGTCAATCGCTGTCTGCACCGCCATCATGGCCAGATCGAAGGTCAGACGCGGGCCTTTGGCCGTGAGCGGTGGCTGGCCTGCCGCGTGCAGCCAGTCGTTCCAGTCATTCGCAGTCTGCCCGCTGACGTGCAGCAAGGTGTGCCGGGCCAGATCAGCCGGCGTCTTGATCGGATCCGGCCCGGTGAGCAAACGCGGGCTGCACACCGGGAATATCTCGTCGGCCATCAGCCAGTCGGCGCGCAGTCCCGGCCAGTTTCCGTTGCCGTATCGGATCGCTGCATCAATGCCACCCTTGCGAAAGTCCACCAGTTCAGTGGATGCACTGATGCGCACATCGATCTCGGGAAACGCCTCGCGAAAGGACGGCAGGCGCGGTAACAGCCATTTCGACGCCACGGACACCAACGTGCTGATGGTCAGGACACTCTGATTGTCCGCCTCCAGCAAGCGCTCGGTCGAATGGCGCAGTTCCATGAACGCCGAACGTACACCGGGGAAATAAGCGCTGCCCTCTTCCGTGAGCGCCAATCCGTCCTTCAAGCGCATGAACAGGCGCACGCCGAGTTCATCTTCAAGACGACGGATCTGATGGCTGATAGCAGTTTGCGTAACGTTCAGTTCTTCGGCGGCGCGGGTGAAACTCAGGTGTCGGGCCGCGCATTCGAAGGCTCGCAATCCGTTGAGCGAGGGCAGTCGGGTGAGCATGGGGTTTCTTCAGTCCATGAGATTTTGTCATACGCTAGCACTGCAGATGTCCTTTGCGAAGCGTCTCCAAAATCCCGGATTCTGGGCTCTCACTTGAAGGAGAACCCATGAAACTGTACTTCGCACCCATGACCTGCTCGCTGGCCCCGCACATTGTGTTGCGAGAACTGGCGCTGCCGTTCGAGCTGATCAGGGTCAACAACCAGACCAAGCGCACCGCCGATGGCAGGGACTTTCACGAGATCAATCCGAAGGGTTACGTGGCCGCACTGATGCTCGATAACAGCGAGGTGCTGACCGAAGGCCCGGCGATTCTGCAATACCTCGCCGACCTTGACCCTGCACAGAGGCTGGCCCCGGCCAATGGCACCTGGGAGCGCTCGCGTCTGCAGGAGCACCTGAATTTCATCAGTTCGGAAATTCATGGCGGCAGCGCGCCGTTGTTCAGCAGCGAAATCCCGGAATCCAGCAAAACGATCTTCAAACACAAACTGTTCAAGCGACTGGATTACCTGAATCGAATCCTTGCGACTCAACCCTTTCTGATGCAGGCGTTCGGCGTGGCGGATGCCTATCTGTTCACGGTGTTGAAGTGGTTGCCGACATTCGGCATCGCCATCGAAGACTGGCCAGCGCTGGCAAATTACATGGCACGCATCGCCGAGCGGCCCGGCGTGCGAACTGCAATCGCAGCAGAGGAAGTCACGCAACCGGTGTGAATCGCCCGGTTGCGTGGTCGTTGCCCGGGGCCAGATTCGGCGCGGCGCAGCGGCAGACCAAAGGTGCATTTCGGGATGTGACAGTTGTCGGATGCCCCAACGCGCCTATATTGAAGAAGGTTCAAGCCCTCCTCCCCTCGAGCGCCCCATGGCCACGACCTTTCACCTGATCATCTGCGAGCATTGCGACTGCGTGTACGAAAAAGCCACGCTCGCCCGCTACCAGAAATCCCTCTGCGCCCGCTGTGGCGGCGTGCTCCAGCGCCACAACAACCTGAGTGTGGAACAACGGCTGGCCCTGAGTTTCACGGCAGCGATGCTGTGGCTGTTCGCCAATTTCTACCCGGTGATGAGCATCAGCATGAAGGGCCTGAAAAACAGCGCGACCCTGTGGGATTCGGTGCTGGCCCTGAGTCAGGGGCCGATCACCTTCATGGCGATGGTCGCGGCGATCTCGATCATCATCGCGCCGGCCTTTCAATTGGTTTTGCTCATCTGGGTCTTGAGCTTCGCCCTCGCCTCGCGCCGCTCGCCGGCGTTCAAACTGTGCATGCGCTGGCTGGAAGTGCTGCGGCCGTGGAGCATGCTCGAAGTGTGCCTGCTCGGGGCGATGGTGGCGGTGTTCAAACTGGCGGGCATGCTCGATGTGATCCCCGGCATCGGCCTGTTTGCGCTGGCCGTGCTCAGCCTGTTGCTGATCCGCGTCGCCGGACGCGACATACGTGATTTGTGGGGCATCCTGTGAAGCGACCACCGACCGCCAGCGAGCTCAACCTCTGCCTGTGCCACAGCTGCGGACTGGCCTGCGACATGACCGACGAGCCGCACCAGTGCCCGCGCTGCGACGCGCCGCTGCACCGGCGCAAAACCAACTCGCTGGCCCGCACCTGGGCCTACATGTTCGCCGCCCTGGCGTTTTACGTGCCGGCGAATCTGCTGCCGGTGATGAACACCACCCTGCTCGGCAACGGCGCCGACAGCACCATCATGAGCGGTGTGCTGGAATTCTGGGAACACGGTGCGTGGGACATCGCGCTGATCATCTTCATCGCCAGCATCGCGGTGCCGGGGGTGAAATTCGTCGCGCTGACTTTGCTGCTGGTTACCGTGCAACGGGACAGTCATTGGGCGCGCAAGGAGCGTTCGAAGCTGTACCGTTTCGTCGAGCTGATCGGCTATTGGTCGATGCTTGATGTGCTGGTGGTCGCGCTGGTGGCGGCGCTAGTGAAATTCCAGGCGCTGGGGGATATCGAGCCGCGACCGGGGATTCTGTTTTTCGGTCTGGTGGTCGTGTTCACGATGTTGTCGGCGATGAGCTTCGACCCGCGCCTGATCTGGGACAAGGCGCTGGCCGAGGAAACGGACGAGCCCCGACACTCGAATGAACAAGTGCCGGGGCATTGAGTGACTCCAATCAGATCTGCGCAGTGCCGCCGTCGACGAACAACTCGATGCCGTTGACGAAGCTGCTGTCATCCGAAGCCAGGAACAGCGCCGCCTTGGCAATCTCGCTCGGCTCGCCCAGACGCCCGATCGGCACGATAGACGCCAGTTGATCGAACAGCCCCTGCGTGTGCTCCGCCGGCACCAGCCCTGCCAGACCTGGGGTGCGCACCGGGCCAGGGCTGATGGCGTTGACGCGGATGCGCCGAGGCTTCAGGTCCAGCAACCATGACCGGGCGAAGTTGCGTACCGCCGCTTTGCTCGCGCTATAGACGCTAAAGTTTTCTGTGCCTTGCACCGAAGTGGTCGACGAAGTCAGCAGGATCGATGCGCCATCACGCAGCAGCGGTAACGCCTTCTGCACCGTGAACAACGTGCCCTTCACGTTGGCGTCGAAAATCCGGTCGAAGTGCTCTTCGGTGATCGCCCCCAGCGGCAGCATGTCGCCGCCACCGGCATTGGCGAACAGGGTGTCGAGGTGCCCGGCCTTCTCGGCGATTTCGCGGTAAATGCGATCCAGATCGTCCAGTTTTGCTACATCGCCCTGAATACCGATGGCACGAGGGCCGATGGCGGCGACCGCCTTGTCCAGTTCGGCCTGACGCCGGCCGGTGATGAATACCGTGGCGCCCTGGGCGACGAACTCCTGCGCCGAGGCCAGGCCGATGCCGGTAGTGCCGCCAGTGATCAGTGCGATTTTGCCTTCTAGTCTGTTGCTCATGATGAATCTCCAGTAACCGTTTCAAGGAAGGTGACGGGTCGTAGGTGAGCCGTTGGAAGCGACTTTAGGCCGATGGATTGAATTGAAAAATCCGCAAAATCGGTTTTGTTTATACACAGACATGCACAATACTCAGCCCTGTCTTCGATCCTTGAGTGCAGCCCGATGAATCAGTTACTGGCGATCCGCGTGTTCGCCCGCGTCGTGGAAAGCGGTTCGTTCACCAAAGCCGCCGACTCGTTGAACCAGCCGAAAACCACGGTCAGCAAACTGATCGGGCAACTGGAAAGCCATCTCGGCGTTCGCCTGCTGCAACGCACCACCCGGCGCCTGACCGTCACCGCCGACGGCGCTTCCTACTACCAGCTGACCCAGCAACTGCTGCATCAACTGGATGACATCGATCAGGGTTTCAGTCAGGCCCAGGGCTTGCCCCGTGGCCGGATTCGCGTGGACATCGGCGGCTCTACCGCGACCATGCTGGTGATTCCGGAACTGCCGAAGTTCTTCGAGCGCTATCCGGACATTCAGGTCGATCTGGGCGTCAGCGACCGCCCGGTGGACTTGATCAGCGAGCGCGTCGACTGCGTGATTCGCGGCGGCCCGCTGACCGAACAGGCTCTCGCCGTGCGCCGCTTGGGCGAAGTGTCCTGGACCACCTGCGCCACGCCCGACTATTTGCAGCGCCACGGCACGCCGATGCACCCGCTGGAACTGGCCCAACATCAGATGATCGCTTACCGCTCGGCCTCCACCGGGCGCATTCTGCCGTCGAACTTCCAGCGCAACGGCGAACGCCATCAGATCGAAGGCAAAGGTCTGGTCAGCGTCAACGAAA
This genomic window contains:
- a CDS encoding SDR family NAD(P)-dependent oxidoreductase, encoding MSNRLEGKIALITGGTTGIGLASAQEFVAQGATVFITGRRQAELDKAVAAIGPRAIGIQGDVAKLDDLDRIYREIAEKAGHLDTLFANAGGGDMLPLGAITEEHFDRIFDANVKGTLFTVQKALPLLRDGASILLTSSTTSVQGTENFSVYSASKAAVRNFARSWLLDLKPRRIRVNAISPGPVRTPGLAGLVPAEHTQGLFDQLASIVPIGRLGEPSEIAKAALFLASDDSSFVNGIELFVDGGTAQI
- a CDS encoding cupin domain-containing protein; its protein translation is MRRTLLMTAAAALVSLTGLAHAADTQSAAPAKSWQQGLSRTDLVHQDLGAADREVIQARVDFEPGITSPRHAHPGVEVAYVISGTFEYQLEGRAPVTLKAGDSLFIPEGVAHIAKNVGNDKGSELATYIVKKGEPLLILKQ
- a CDS encoding amino acid permease, whose product is MNSLNSKESSGQLAQGFKPRHVTMLSIAGIIGAGLFVGSGHAIAAAGPAVLLAYLFSGLLVVLVMRMLGEMAVARPDTGSFSTYADQAIGRWAGFTIGWLYWWFWVLVIPIEALAAGHVLNQWFPQVDAWLFALVSIILLVITNLFSVSKYGEFEFWFAMAKVVAIIGFIGVGFAVLMGWIPEREASGLSRLMEEHGGFAPNGLSAVVGAFITIMFSFIGTEAVTIAAAESDNPAQNIAKATRSVIWRIGVFYLLSIFVVISVVPWNDPLLASVGSYQRALELMSVPHAKFMVDVVVLIAVASCMNSSIYIASRMLFSLGLRGDAPHALKVTSGAGVPRAAVIASSVIGAGVTLLSYFMPAGLFQFLLASSGAIALLVYLVIAVSQLRMRRMLLRQNVELTFRMWLFPWLTYLVMAFICAALAVMMLTPEHRLEVTSTIGLALAISFIGLVTTRQHGPATSSVPVKQNARGSASGV
- the gstA gene encoding glutathione transferase GstA produces the protein MKLYFAPMTCSLAPHIVLRELALPFELIRVNNQTKRTADGRDFHEINPKGYVAALMLDNSEVLTEGPAILQYLADLDPAQRLAPANGTWERSRLQEHLNFISSEIHGGSAPLFSSEIPESSKTIFKHKLFKRLDYLNRILATQPFLMQAFGVADAYLFTVLKWLPTFGIAIEDWPALANYMARIAERPGVRTAIAAEEVTQPV
- a CDS encoding paraquat-inducible protein A — translated: MKRPPTASELNLCLCHSCGLACDMTDEPHQCPRCDAPLHRRKTNSLARTWAYMFAALAFYVPANLLPVMNTTLLGNGADSTIMSGVLEFWEHGAWDIALIIFIASIAVPGVKFVALTLLLVTVQRDSHWARKERSKLYRFVELIGYWSMLDVLVVALVAALVKFQALGDIEPRPGILFFGLVVVFTMLSAMSFDPRLIWDKALAEETDEPRHSNEQVPGH
- a CDS encoding LysR family transcriptional regulator; this encodes MNQLLAIRVFARVVESGSFTKAADSLNQPKTTVSKLIGQLESHLGVRLLQRTTRRLTVTADGASYYQLTQQLLHQLDDIDQGFSQAQGLPRGRIRVDIGGSTATMLVIPELPKFFERYPDIQVDLGVSDRPVDLISERVDCVIRGGPLTEQALAVRRLGEVSWTTCATPDYLQRHGTPMHPLELAQHQMIAYRSASTGRILPSNFQRNGERHQIEGKGLVSVNESNAHLAAGLAGLGIIHTFSYTVRAAIERGELLPILTDWRPPAYPFHLLYPPNRHLSNRVRVFIDWLVERFAQVD
- a CDS encoding paraquat-inducible protein A; the encoded protein is MATTFHLIICEHCDCVYEKATLARYQKSLCARCGGVLQRHNNLSVEQRLALSFTAAMLWLFANFYPVMSISMKGLKNSATLWDSVLALSQGPITFMAMVAAISIIIAPAFQLVLLIWVLSFALASRRSPAFKLCMRWLEVLRPWSMLEVCLLGAMVAVFKLAGMLDVIPGIGLFALAVLSLLLIRVAGRDIRDLWGIL
- a CDS encoding transcriptional regulator GcvA, translating into MLTRLPSLNGLRAFECAARHLSFTRAAEELNVTQTAISHQIRRLEDELGVRLFMRLKDGLALTEEGSAYFPGVRSAFMELRHSTERLLEADNQSVLTISTLVSVASKWLLPRLPSFREAFPEIDVRISASTELVDFRKGGIDAAIRYGNGNWPGLRADWLMADEIFPVCSPRLLTGPDPIKTPADLARHTLLHVSGQTANDWNDWLHAAGQPPLTAKGPRLTFDLAMMAVQTAIDGQGVCIGRSTYVDDDLRAGRLVAPFDLRLKSDSGFYFVTPHENANSKKVVAFRQWLSQVV